Sequence from the Pseudomonas sp. LS.1a genome:
TAGCGGCTGGTGCCGAGCTGGGCATTGGTGCCGGCAGCGGTCAGGCGGCCGCCGATGACGAAGGTCGGGTCCAGGCCGCCGGCAGCGAACACCGAAGCCAGCAGGCTGGTGGTGGTGGTCTTGCCGTGGGTACCGGCAACGGCCACGCCATGGCGGTAGCGCATCAGCTCGGCGAGCATCTCGGCACGCGGCACCACCGGAATGCGCCGCTCCAGGGCGGTGGCGACTTCCGGGTTGGCCGGGTTGATGGCGCTGGACACCACCAGCACATCGGCGGTGGCGGCGTTCTCGGCGCGGTGGCCGACGAAGATCTCGGCACCGAACGATTCCAGGCGCTCGGTGACCGGCGAGGCCTTCAGGTCGGAACCGGACACTTCATAGCCCAGGTTCAGCAACACTTCGGCAATGCCGCACATGCCCACGCCGCCGATACCGACGAAGTGAATACGGCGGATACGGCCCATCTTCGGCTGGGGCATGGCTTTCTGGCTCTCAACCATGGGCCACCTCCAGGCAGATATCGACCACGGTGCTGGTTGCGGCAGGTTTGGCCAGGCGCCGTGCGGTGCCTGCCATGACGTTGAGTTTCTCGGGTTGCATCAGCACCTCGTTCAGGCGTTCAGCGAGCTGCGCTGCGCCAGTTGTCGCTTGTGGCATCAGGAAGGCAGCACCTTCCCGGGCCAGATATTGGGCGTTGTGGGTCTGGTGGTCGTCGATCGCGTGGGGCAATGGCACCAGCACCGAAGGCAGGCCTGCTGCCGCCAGCTCGCTGACGGTCAGGGCACCGGCCCGGCACACCACCATGTCGGCCCAGCCATAGGCTTGGGCCATGTCCTTGATGAAGGGCTCTACCTGCGCCTCGACACCCGCCTCGTGATAACGCTCGGCGGTGATCGGCGCGTGTTGCTTGCCAGCCTGGTGGAACACCTCTGGCCGCAGCGCGGCGGGCACCTCGGACAGGGCCTTAGGCAACAATTTGTTCAATGGTTCCGCGCCCAGGCTGCCACCGAGCACCAACAGGCGTGCACGGCGCTCGGTCAGGGGCGCGCGATGCGCGTCCATGAACAGCTCCGGGCGCACCGGGTTGCCGGTGGTGCGACGTTTGTCGCTGGCCTCGAAGGTGTTCGGGAAAGCTTCGCAAACCCGTGCCGAGAGTGGCACCAGCAACCGGTTGGCAGTGCCGGCGCGGGCGTTCTGCTCATGGATCACCAGCGGTACGCCGCACAGGCGTGCGGCGACGCCGCCCGGGCCGGTCACATAGCCACCGAAGCCGACCACGCATACCGGCTTGAGCTCACGCACGATACGCCGCGCCTGCAGCACGGCCTTGACCAGGGTGAACGGCGCCTTGAGCAACGACAGCTTGCTCTTGCCGCGCAGGCCACTGACCTGGATCAGGTGCAACGGCAGGCCAGCCTGGGGCACCAGTTCATTCTCGATGCCACGCGGGGTGCCCAGCCAGTGCACGCTGTAACCACGTGCCTGGAACTCACGGGCGCAGGCCAGGGCCGGGAACACGTGGCCCCCGGTGCCGCCCGCCATGATCAGTACATTCTTGCCGTCAGCGGCCATGATTGGTCTCCTCGGCAAAATCGCTTTCGCTGAACTCGTGTTCCTCACTGCCCAGGTGCGTGCGGCTTTCCCACTCGATACGCAGCAACAGCCCCACGCAGGCACAGCAGATCACCAGCGAGCTGCCCCCGTAGCTGAGGAACGGCAGGGTCAGGCCCTTGGTCGGCAGCAGGCCGACGTTCACACCGATGTTGATCAGGAACTGGCCGATCCACAGGAACGCCAGCCCGAAGGCGACATAAGCGGCAAAGAACTGCTTGGCTTTTTCAGCCCACAGGCCGATGTACAGGGCACGCACGGTCACGAACACGAAGAGCGCGATGGTCAGCAGCGAGCCGACCACGCCGAGTTCTTCGGCCAGTACCGAGAACACGAAGTCGGTGTGCGCTTCAGGCAGGTAGAACTGCTTCTGCACGCTGTTGCCCAGGCCAACGCCCAGCCACTCGCCACGGCCGAAGGCAATCAGCGCCTGGGTCAGCTGGTAGCCCGAGCCGAACTGGTCGGACCACGGGTCGGTAAAGGTAATCAGGCGCGCCATGCGGTAAGGCTGCGCCTGTACCAGGACGAACACCGCGACCACCGCCAGCACCACCATCAGGCTGAAGCGGAACAGCCCCACACCGCCCAGGAACAGCATGGCCGCCGCCGCGCCCATCATCACCACGGTGGCACCGAAGTCCGGCTCCATCAGCAGCAGGGCCGCCATGGGCAGCAGCACGATGAACGGTTTGAAGAAGCCCATCCAGGTTTCGCGTACCTCGGTCTGCCGGCGTACAAGGTAGCCGGCCAGGTAAATGACCACGAACACCTTGGCGATTTCCGAGGGCTGCACGTTGAAGAAGCTGAAGCCGATCCAGCGCATGGAGCCGTTCACTTCGCGGCCGATACCCGGCACCAGCACCAGCACCAGCAGGCCGAAGGCCCCCAGCAGCATCATGAAGCCCATGCGCTGCCAGGTGGCGATCGGCACCAGCATGGTGGCGCCACAGGCGACCAGGCCGAGGAACACGTACACCAGGTGGCGGAACATGTGGTAAAGCGGGTTGCCCGACTGCACCGCAGCCACTTCCGAGGACGCCGAGGTGATCATCACCAGGCCCAGGCCCAGCAATGCCAGGCAGCCAGCGAGCATCGCAAAGTCCAGGTCGATGCCACGGCCGCTGATCAGCGGCGACGGATAGGGCTTGAGGATGCCGAAGATCATGCAAGGCCTCCCGCTGCCTGGGCGAACAGGCGCCCGCGTTCTTCGAAGTTCCTGAACATGTCGAGGCTGGCGCACGCCGGCGACAGCAGCACGGCATCACCCGCCTGGGCCAGTTCGGCGCATTGCTGCACGGCATCGTCGAGGGTTTTCACGCGGACCAGTTGCACACCATCGCCAAGGGCTTCGGCCAGGCGCTCGGCATCACGGCCAAGCAGTACCACAGCACGGCAGAAGCGCTGGACCGGCTCGCGCAGTGCAGCGAAGTCGGCGCCCTTGCCATCGCCACCGGCGATCAGCACCAGCTTGCCTTCGATATCGGCACCCAGGCCCTCGATGGCGGCCAGGGCAGCACCGACGTTGGT
This genomic interval carries:
- the murG gene encoding undecaprenyldiphospho-muramoylpentapeptide beta-N-acetylglucosaminyltransferase; this translates as MAADGKNVLIMAGGTGGHVFPALACAREFQARGYSVHWLGTPRGIENELVPQAGLPLHLIQVSGLRGKSKLSLLKAPFTLVKAVLQARRIVRELKPVCVVGFGGYVTGPGGVAARLCGVPLVIHEQNARAGTANRLLVPLSARVCEAFPNTFEASDKRRTTGNPVRPELFMDAHRAPLTERRARLLVLGGSLGAEPLNKLLPKALSEVPAALRPEVFHQAGKQHAPITAERYHEAGVEAQVEPFIKDMAQAYGWADMVVCRAGALTVSELAAAGLPSVLVPLPHAIDDHQTHNAQYLAREGAAFLMPQATTGAAQLAERLNEVLMQPEKLNVMAGTARRLAKPAATSTVVDICLEVAHG
- the ftsW gene encoding putative lipid II flippase FtsW, with the protein product MIFGILKPYPSPLISGRGIDLDFAMLAGCLALLGLGLVMITSASSEVAAVQSGNPLYHMFRHLVYVFLGLVACGATMLVPIATWQRMGFMMLLGAFGLLVLVLVPGIGREVNGSMRWIGFSFFNVQPSEIAKVFVVIYLAGYLVRRQTEVRETWMGFFKPFIVLLPMAALLLMEPDFGATVVMMGAAAAMLFLGGVGLFRFSLMVVLAVVAVFVLVQAQPYRMARLITFTDPWSDQFGSGYQLTQALIAFGRGEWLGVGLGNSVQKQFYLPEAHTDFVFSVLAEELGVVGSLLTIALFVFVTVRALYIGLWAEKAKQFFAAYVAFGLAFLWIGQFLINIGVNVGLLPTKGLTLPFLSYGGSSLVICCACVGLLLRIEWESRTHLGSEEHEFSESDFAEETNHGR